The nucleotide window TCACTGTTTTCTTGTTCACTAACTTTTAATTCTGGCTCGGCTTGACCAGCAACAAATGGCATAATTTCTTGATTTAATAAATCAACATTATTAACCATAAATTGTCCCGCTTGACTTGCTAAAGAAAAACGACATTTCTTTTTACTACGGCTTCCTTCAGTATGATAAATTACTAATTGATTTGTTTTATCATTGCGTTCAACACGAGTAATTTTTCGAATTAAAATGCGTTCTCCTAAAAAAGCAATTTCTTTTTCATCAATTCCAACGGCAATTAGTTGTAAAAATAAGAAAATATAAATTCCTACCCCAACTGTTAAACCAAAAGCCAATACAATCATAATAATTAACGGTGCAGTTGATGATAAATTAATAACAAATTGGAATAAAAATCCAAGAATAACAATTGGTAAATTAATTCCTAACACTGTAAATAAAATAATTAAAATTTTTTTATTAATAAAACGTGCTTTAAATTCTCGTTTTGTAAAACTAATTAAATAACCAATAATTGATAAACTAACTGCAACAAATAAGAATGCTGCCATTGAGATTGCAATTATTGTTCCTTTTTCAGTATTTTCCACTTTTAGGCTTTCCTTTCTATCACAATTATTCTTACTTGCGAACTTGTGCCATTACTTCTGAAGCAAAATCAACTTCTTCTTTTTCAATTCCTTCGCCAACTTCATAACGAATCATATCAACGACATTAACATTATTTGCTTTTATAACATCACTAATTTTTTGATCAGGATTAACAACAAAAACCTGGTCTAAAAATGATATTTCTGCTAATTGTTTATTTAAACGCCCTTCAACCATTTTTTCTAAAATATTATCTGGTTTTCCAGCATTTTTTGGATCATTTTTTGCTTCAGCAGTTAAAATTGCTTTTTCACTATTTAAAAAATCTACTGAAATGTCATCTCGTGAAATAAATTGTGGTCGCATTGCAGAAACATGCATTGCTAGTTGTTTTCCAATTGTTTCGTCAATCTTACCACTAAAAATTAAAACAGTTGCAATACGATTATTAGAATGTAAATAAACTCCTAGTGATTGATCTGCTTTTAAATGCACTGTTTTAAAACGGCGTAAAGTAATCTTTTCACCAATTGTTGCAATAGCATGAACAATAACAGTTTCTAATGGTTCACCATTAACTGACACTTTTAATGCATCTTCCACAGTTTTTGGGTCATTATTAATTAAGGTTTCTCCTACGGTTGCCATTAAATCTAAAAATTGTTTATTTTTTGCAACAAAATCAGTTTCTGAATTAACTTCAAAAATAACTGTTTTATCACCTTTAGTTACTAAACCTACTAATCCTTCTGCAGCAACTCGATCAGATTTTTTCGCCGCTTTGGTAATGCCTTTTTCACGTAACCATGTAATTGCTTCTTCAATATTCCCGTCAGTAGCTTCTAATGCTTTTTTGCAATCTAGCATTCCGGCCCCTGTTCTATCTCTTAATTCTTTTACTAATTGTGCAGTAACTGCCATACTAATTCTCCTTTCAAATTTAAGGTGCTTGTATTGAAACTAACCAGTTAATACAATCTAATTTTTATGTTATTTTTTTACTATTTTATTATCAACAATTGTTAAATGCTTGCTTAATTCACTAACCATTTCAGCTTTTTTTGCTTTTGGTAAAGCAAATCCTTCACTAAGAATTTCTAACTCATCAACTTTTAATTTTGATAATGTTTTCTCTAAATCATTATCAACTACATTAATTGTATCGAAATTAAAACTTGGTGCTGGTGTTGTTGTAACAGGTTCTGCTTTGGTTGCAACAGGTTCTGCTCCAACAGGTGCCTCTTCTTTTCCTGAAGTTGGTGCTTTATGTGAATAATGTGTGTCTCTTCCACGTTCATTTCTTCCGCTCATTCTTCGATTATCGTATTGTCCACCACGTGAATTACGATTCTCATCACCATCACGGCGAGTAAATTCACTTGGTTTAAATTGAGGTTCTGGCATTTTAATTCCCATTGCATCACCATATAAATCAGCAATATGATGAGTAATAATTGCAATTGAACGTGAAGTATCATCATTTGCTGGAATAATATAGTCAATTGGGTCTGGGTCAACATTTGTATCACAAATAGCAATGACTGGAATTCGTAATTTGCGTGCTTCTCGAACAGCAATATGTTCTTCTTTTGGATCAACCACAAATAATGCTTGTGGTAATTCCTTCATCCCTTTAATTCCACCTAAGAATTTTTCTAATTTATCTTTTTCTTTTTTAATTAACATTTGCTCTTTTTTTGGTAACAATTTTAATTCACCATTTTTTTCTTGGCGTTCAATATTTCATAATCGTTTAACACGTAAATGAATTGTTTTTAAGTTTGTTAATGTTCCTCCTAATCAACGTTGATTAACATAAAAACATTCGCAACGTTCTGCTGCATCCTTAACAATTCATTTTGCTTGTTTTTTTGTTCCAACAAATAAGATTTTTCCTTTGCGGGCAGCAATATTTGCCATTAATTTTTTAACATCTTCTAATCTTCATAATGTTTGTTGTAAATCAATAATGTGAATCTTATTCTTTTCACCATAAATATATGGTTTCATTTTTGGATTTCATCGTTTTTTTTGATGCCCAAACTGAGCACCAGCTTCTCATAACATTTCTCTTGTTAATTCTTTTGCCATATTTCTATTTAATTCTCCTTTTCGTTAAAACATCCATTTATTTCTAACATTTACCACTATCTTATTAAAACAAATAGCACTGGGCAAATGAATCCATAAATGTGTATTGTATATCATTAATTTTATTGAATACAAGCAATAAAATTATAACATATTTTGTTTTAAACAAACAAATAAAAATGTTATTTATCAAAGATAAATAACATTTTTGGCTGTTCATTTGGTTTCTGTTCATTTTTTTATTATTGTGTTTTAATTAAAAATTGTTTGTTTTTCAAGGTTTTATAATTTTTAAATAAATAAAAATAAGTAAATCAAAAAATAACAAATATTTTTAATTCAACATTTTTAATGTCCAATCATTAGGATTAATTTCTTCCTTTGAAAAATTAATTAATGGCAAATTCGGATTAAGCTGCTGCAATGTTAAAATTTTAATTGAATCTAAATTTTCAAGTTGATAAATCTCATTTTTTGAACGAGTTAACAACTGCTGCAAATACAATACTAAAATAAATAAAGCAAATAAATCCACAATTAATGTTGCAATAGAATAAATTTGTTGGAACAATTGACGCAATTTAATATTTTCTTCTAACATCATTGGAATTGATAATTTTGAAGTATTATTAATAATATTAAAAAGAATTAAAATAATAACAAAACGAATAACATTGCTTTTTTCATCTTGGCGAGTTAAAAGACCACATAATTGTAAACTAGCAATAAAAATAGTTATTACTAAAATGGTTAATAAAATAAATAATTCTTTATCATAGCGAAGATTCACATCATTAAAATTATTAAGAATAACTGGGCCAATAATAACAAACGGTGAAGCATAAACAATATATAACAAAAGCGAAACTAAACGCCGACTATTGAAAATCATAGCCATGGTAATCGTTAATTGTACATATGAATATCCTGTTAATAATATTCGATAATAACTTGGATCAATTGAATAGTCTGGTACTAACACTAAATTTCAAATTAATTTACTAAAGAAAAAAGTACTAATTCCACCAATAATTGAAACAAAATTTAGTAAACTACGCGAAGCACTAATTTTTTTACTTTTATAATGTAAAAAAGTTCATGATGAAAGAATTGTAAATAAAAAAAAGGCAGCAAAAATAAAGATTCATAAAAAGAACTTCAAGACACCATCACTGATATATCTATTTTCAAGAATTCATTGACGAATAAAAGGGTTGCTACAAAAGTCTTTAAATAATATATCATCAAATGAATAATTCATTAATGTTTTCTCCCCCTTTTTGTAAATTTCTCCACTATCATTATACTCTACTTTTGCCAAAAAAAACAAAAAAAACAATTATTAAAAATTGTTAAAAAGTTGAAAAAATTGCAAAGCCAACACTATAATCTCGCTCATGGCTAAGGGAAACATGAACAAGTTCATTTTGTTTTAACGAAAGACCTTCAACATGAAGATTATTATCATCTTTTAAACAAATTGTTACTTCGTTTAAAATTACCTTAGTTTCTAAGGCTTTAATTAAAGCTTCTTTTACTGCTCATCGGCCTGCTAAAAATTGTCGTTGAGCATTTTTATTAAAAAAAGCTGCATATTGTTTTATTTCAACTGGACTTAATACTTTTTGAATGAATGCTGTCGATAGTTTAATTCGTTTATTTTGAATAATATCAATACCAACATTTTTAATCATAATTTTTTCCTCCGTTTGATAACTTATTAATATTTTAACAAAAAAGGATGAAAAACGATATAATAATTTTATAAAAGAAAACAATGAGGGCCATCATATGAATAATATCAGTTTTAAAAAAGTTGATTCTACAATTATTAAAGCGATTAGTACTGCTTATCAACCTTATGCAATTAATAATACAGATCCCAATAAAGTTAGTGTTTTTAATAAAAATGGAATTATTATTACAATTTATAAAACAAAAAGTGTTTTGTTCCAAGGCTATCAAGCTGAAAAAGAAGCACAGCGTTTTTTTCCAGCCTTAACCAGTTCTTTACCAAATAAAAATGTCTCTGCTCCAGTTACATATTTTCAAAAAGATGTTATTGGTAATGACGAAGTTGGTGTTGGCGATATTTTTGGTCCGCTAGTTGTTACCGCTTCTTATCTTCCTATTGCAACTTTTAATGAATTAGCAAAGTTACCAATCAAAGATAGTAAAAAGATGACAAAACAACAAATTTTAAGTTTAGCCCCAAAAATTAAAAAAATGGTCAAAAGTATCACTATTATTATTAATAATGAACTTTATAATAAATGATATACTAAATACCAAAACGCCCATATTATTAAAACCTTAGCCCATAATCAAGCTTTAGTCCAATTATTAGCAAAACATCAGTTAACTAATAAAACAATTTTTATTGACCAATTTGTTAATGAAACAAAATATTTTGAATATTTACAACAAACTAAAATGAGTTCAATTATAAAAGATAACCTTGTTTTTATCACTAAAGGAGAAGAAAAATCATTAGCCATTGCTTGTAGCGCTATTTTAAGTCGTGCAGTCTTTCTAATTAAAATTAATGAACTTGAAACAAAATATCATTTATCATTCCCCTTAGGAGCCAGTGAAGATGTTAAAGCACTAGCCCGTAAATATAAAGAAATAATGCCAACAACTACTTATACTCAATTTTTAAAAGAGCATTTTAATTTAACAAAAAAATAATCTTCTAGAAAGATTATTTTTCATCTTCATCAAAAGAAATTATTTCATTAGGAATTATTTTTGCTTTATATTTTAATGGTTGTTGATGTGTTGCTAAATAAGCATCTAAATCTGCTTTTGAATATTTGTGATTATTTAACCAAGAATTCAAATTCAATTAAAACATACTAACGCAATTGAACAAAAACCAACAACAATTCGAGCTCAATAAAAATTTTTTAATCCTAAAATGGCAAAAACTAATGTAATAATGCTAAAAATGCTAATAATACTGAAAGCTAAAACAAGTTCTTTTTGATAAGGATAATTTAAGATTTTTGACCACATATCACGATAAACATAATATAGAACCGAAAAAATAATGTTAAAAATAGCAACTAAAATTGCTAGAATCATGGCAATTTTACCTTTTTGATCTAATTGGCGATGTTGTTTAATATTTATCATAATTTTAATTTGGTCAACTTTTGTAATATTATTTTCTTTAATTTGCTTACGAAAATAAAATAAGTTATTAATTCAAATATAAAAATATTGAAATGAAGTACATAGCGTAAAAATTAACACTGATCCAACAGCTAACAAAGCAAAGCCATTTGTTGCATAAAAATTTAAGAAAAAATAAGGAAATAAAGTATTGTCTGGTTGGTGATCACTGTGCCGAATATAACCACGAATTAAAATACAAATTAAATATAGGGTTGGATATAAACAAATTAATCAATAATTTGTTTTATGATGGATTTCAAATTTGTAAAATGTATCACCAGCTGTGACAATGTAACTTAAAATCATCGCAATTGGAATAATGGTATGCAAAATAAATGTTGAAATTCATTCATAAACACTCATGTTTGTTACTATATCACCTTGAACTGCTAACCCTAATCAAAATACTAGCATTGTCATTGTAATATAAACTGTTACCATTAATCGAATAATAAAATCTGGTTTTGTATTTTTAAATTTTTTTTGAAATAAATAAAAAACAAAATAAACAAAAACTAAATAATTTGTTTGCGGCGTAAAATATGAATAATAATGGCTTAAGCGCTCCCCATAAGTTGGTAACTGCCCATAAATGCCACTGTTTGTTTTTAAAGCTAAAATAAAATCACAAACTAAAAAAACAAAAATTAACATAATACCAATAATCCGATAAATTAATAATTTCCGATCCGTAAAAAAATGCTTCATCTAAAAAAACCTTTCTGCCTCTAATATTTGATAAATATTTGATAAATAAAATAAGTTACTAAAGTATTTTGTTAATATTTGATAATTGATAGTTTTATTTGTAAATTAATTATTTTTCCTTTTGTCGTTCTACTATAACATTAATAATTGGTAAACAACGATAACGAACTTGTGCTTGGTCAAACATCCGTTTTGCTGCTTGATTATCATCGCTACCTTCGTATTTGTCATCATCATAAATAACTTCTTTAATTCCAGCTTGAATAATAATTTTTGTACATTCTGCACAAGGAAATAAAGTTGTATAAATCCGACAGTTTTCTAAATTTGTTCGTGCACTTAAAATGGCATTCAATTCAGCATGCGCAACATAAGGATATTTTGTTTCTAAATATTTCCCTTCTCGCGCTCATGGAAAATCATCATCATTTAAGCCACGGGGTAAACCATTATAACCTGTCGCAATAATTTGTCCAATTTGATTAACAACACAACTGCCAACTTGGGTATGGGGGTCTTTGCTTCGCATTGCACAAACATGCGCAACGCTTAAGAAGAAATCATCTCATGATAAATAATCATTACGTTTTTTCTCTGCTACTGTTGTCATAAATTAGATATTCCTTCCTTCAAGTTAGAAAAAATATCATTAAGATTAGCTTGACTTTGTAACAAAAAGATTGGTCAATTTGCTTTTGGATAAAAATAATAATTATTTAACATTTCTTCAATTGCGCTCCGTTCCAATAAGCCTGCGCGGTAATAACTCAATAATGCATTAATAACAGCGCTATTAAAAGGTGGAACATAACGGATTCATAATAATGCAATTGTACTAACCACTATCATTGTTACAATAATAAAAACCGGATATAATATTGTTCAATTAACACGATGTGAACGGTTAAATTCTAAGGCATAACCAAGAGCACTACCAACAAAAAAGCCAACAAAATTAATTAAATAAAATGAATAACCTAAAAAGATTGGCATTATTAATAACCAAAGCATAATAATTAAAGTTCGTTGGTTTGCAATTAGAGCCCCTAAATCTTCTTTACCATAATTATAGCTAAATAAACTTCCTCATAAAATTGCTAATAAAATTGTTGACCCACCAAAAATTCAATTTGGTAATACGGCTGCTAAAAAGACTCCCGCTAACGGAATTCCAACCACTAAAATGATTGATAAGCGTCAACGTCCTAAAAGAGCTTCCGCATAACGAGCAACACTAAAAATCATAAATAAATTTAAAACTACTAACAATGGATTGCTTGAAAATAAAACATATGTTCATAATCGTCATCATTGATTATTTCAAAT belongs to Spiroplasma melliferum and includes:
- a CDS encoding elongation factor Ts, with the translated sequence MAVTAQLVKELRDRTGAGMLDCKKALEATDGNIEEAITWLREKGITKAAKKSDRVAAEGLVGLVTKGDKTVIFEVNSETDFVAKNKQFLDLMATVGETLINNDPKTVEDALKVSVNGEPLETVIVHAIATIGEKITLRRFKTVHLKADQSLGVYLHSNNRIATVLIFSGKIDETIGKQLAMHVSAMRPQFISRDDISVDFLNSEKAILTAEAKNDPKNAGKPDNILEKMVEGRLNKQLAEISFLDQVFVVNPDQKISDVIKANNVNVVDMIRYEVGEGIEKEEVDFASEVMAQVRK
- a CDS encoding 30S ribosomal protein S2 yields the protein MAKELTREMLWEAGAQFGHQKKRWNPKMKPYIYGEKNKIHIIDLQQTLWRLEDVKKLMANIAARKGKILFVGTKKQAKWIVKDAAERCECFYVNQRWLGGTLTNLKTIHLRVKRLWNIERQEKNGELKLLPKKEQMLIKKEKDKLEKFLGGIKGMKELPQALFVVDPKEEHIAVREARKLRIPVIAICDTNVDPDPIDYIIPANDDTSRSIAIITHHIADLYGDAMGIKMPEPQFKPSEFTRRDGDENRNSRGGQYDNRRMSGRNERGRDTHYSHKAPTSGKEEAPVGAEPVATKAEPVTTTPAPSFNFDTINVVDNDLEKTLSKLKVDELEILSEGFALPKAKKAEMVSELSKHLTIVDNKIVKK
- a CDS encoding putative transmembrane protein; protein product: MNYSFDDILFKDFCSNPFIRQWILENRYISDGVLKFFLWIFIFAAFFLFTILSSWTFLHYKSKKISASRSLLNFVSIIGGISTFFFSKLIWNLVLVPDYSIDPSYYRILLTGYSYVQLTITMAMIFNSRRLVSLLLYIVYASPFVIIGPVILNNFNDVNLRYDKELFILLTILVITIFIASLQLCGLLTRQDEKSNVIRFVIILILFNIINNTSKLSIPMMLEENIKLRQLFQQIYSIATLIVDLFALFILVLYLQQLLTRSKNEIYQLENLDSIKILTLQQLNPNLPLINFSKEEINPNDWTLKMLN
- a CDS encoding putative holo-acyl-carrier-protein synthase; translated protein: MIKNVGIDIIQNKRIKLSTAFIQKVLSPVEIKQYAAFFNKNAQRQFLAGRWAVKEALIKALETKVILNEVTICLKDDNNLHVEGLSLKQNELVHVSLSHERDYSVGFAIFSTF
- a CDS encoding putative ribonuclease HIII — translated: MNNISFKKVDSTIIKAISTAYQPYAINNTDPNKVSVFNKNGIIITIYKTKSVLFQGYQAEKEAQRFFPALTSSLPNKNVSAPVTYFQKDVIGNDEVGVGDIFGPLVVTASYLPIATFNELAKLPIKDSKKMTKQQILSLAPKIKKMVKSITIIINNELYNKWYTKYQNAHIIKTLAHNQALVQLLAKHQLTNKTIFIDQFVNETKYFEYLQQTKMSSIIKDNLVFITKGEEKSLAIACSAILSRAVFLIKINELETKYHLSFPLGASEDVKALARKYKEIMPTTTYTQFLKEHFNLTKK
- a CDS encoding putative transmembrane protein; the protein is MLIFVFLVCDFILALKTNSGIYGQLPTYGERLSHYYSYFTPQTNYLVFVYFVFYLFQKKFKNTKPDFIIRLMVTVYITMTMLVFWLGLAVQGDIVTNMSVYEWISTFILHTIIPIAMILSYIVTAGDTFYKFEIHHKTNYWLICLYPTLYLICILIRGYIRHSDHQPDNTLFPYFFLNFYATNGFALLAVGSVLIFTLCTSFQYFYIWINNLFYFRKQIKENNITKVDQIKIMINIKQHRQLDQKGKIAMILAILVAIFNIIFSVLYYVYRDMWSKILNYPYQKELVLAFSIISIFSIITLVFAILGLKNFYWARIVVGFCSIALVCFNWIWILG
- a CDS encoding deoxycytidylate deaminase gives rise to the protein MTTVAEKKRNDYLSWDDFFLSVAHVCAMRSKDPHTQVGSCVVNQIGQIIATGYNGLPRGLNDDDFPWAREGKYLETKYPYVAHAELNAILSARTNLENCRIYTTLFPCAECTKIIIQAGIKEVIYDDDKYEGSDDNQAAKRMFDQAQVRYRCLPIINVIVERQKEK
- a CDS encoding putative transmembrane protein, which encodes MSFDKDKLSLVDYFLKQEKYNVYKNKPRNNNNVYLYKVDSKEFQIIKIIDDFSGEFNDFIINDEVVQTLRTFLNKKFQRAKLTILSIVLIENRSQIYKDDNGDVTLFVDKNNYLDRLSTYYPNITMLQENNENDTSMAGMTTEEILDGIKDPNSKLTKNLKQLSDKLSVNNLGVTWVLIALLLIIPIVGIFFGAQIFNTQGLSEGATQLVYGGVTRDLLIWNNQWWRLWTYVLFSSNPLLVVLNLFMIFSVARYAEALLGRWRLSIILVVGIPLAGVFLAAVLPNWIFGGSTILLAILWGSLFSYNYGKEDLGALIANQRTLIIMLWLLIMPIFLGYSFYLINFVGFFVGSALGYALEFNRSHRVNWTILYPVFIIVTMIVVSTIALLWIRYVPPFNSAVINALLSYYRAGLLERSAIEEMLNNYYFYPKANWPIFLLQSQANLNDIFSNLKEGISNLWQQ